A stretch of DNA from Hoeflea ulvae:
CATCCAGGGGCGAGTGATGTTCGGGCATCTTGTGCCAGTCGGCAATCAGGTTGGAGAGCGCCTGGATGGCGACCAGCAGGACTATGAACAGGATGGCGGGCTTGATGGTTGCCGGGATCGGCGGATCCCAGGCGGTGCCAAAAGTTTCCCAACGCAGGATCTTGTCGCGGGATTCATTGTATCCGCCCCAGATCAGCATGAAGGTGAAGGCCCAGATCAGCCATACGGTCAGGACATCGGCAAGTTTTTGCAGCCAGCGCGGGAACAGGTCATAGACCACATAGATGCGAATATGGCTGCGCTGCTGCATGGCGTAGAGCCCGGCAAACAGGAAGATGAAGCCGGCAATCCACAGCGACAGTTCATTGGCCCACAGGGTCGGCTTCAGAAAGACGTAGCGCGAGACCACCTCGTAAAACATCACCAGCACCAGAACCGCGGTGGCGATCATCGCCATCCGCGAGCAGATCAGG
This window harbors:
- a CDS encoding TRAP transporter small permease subunit, which encodes MIDKADSIWLGRIRQPMRKLVLASSLALAALAAWLILGRLFFGTGITLKEFLSPTQTPIVLVTVIVGSIALVSASIYLSDMRGTIEQEPEGFFDVVSLICSRMAMIATAVLVLVMFYEVVSRYVFLKPTLWANELSLWIAGFIFLFAGLYAMQQRSHIRIYVVYDLFPRWLQKLADVLTVWLIWAFTFMLIWGGYNESRDKILRWETFGTAWDPPIPATIKPAILFIVLLVAIQALSNLIADWHKMPEHHSPLDEIDKTEIDLIRKTLKD